A region from the Cystobacter ferrugineus genome encodes:
- a CDS encoding Ig-like domain-containing protein: MSARSLLLLSSLVLGGCRSAPATLSLAMPESRPLHKQGESVVLEAVALDAEGNPVKDADLRWVSSAPEVASVVDGVVVARKSGRATIAAAAGKVRASVEVQVSIPSQLDIRVAGADFLLAGNSIAISAVVRNELGKPLVDVPPQWESSDETVARVENGRLIGVSPGKATITVTVPPLSRHLSVQVVRSDFARMEVEPTHVIFAKPGQTQQLRARTFNNRSIALSDVPVTWYSSDWSVATVSPTGQVTAVGPGRTVVTATAGRRKAAAEVVFEVKTASR; the protein is encoded by the coding sequence ATGTCCGCCCGTTCCCTGCTCCTGCTGTCTTCACTCGTGTTGGGGGGCTGCCGCTCCGCTCCGGCGACCCTGTCCCTCGCCATGCCGGAGAGCCGTCCACTCCACAAGCAGGGCGAGTCCGTCGTGCTCGAGGCGGTCGCGCTCGATGCGGAGGGCAATCCCGTGAAGGACGCGGACCTGCGCTGGGTGAGCTCGGCGCCGGAGGTGGCCTCGGTGGTGGACGGGGTGGTGGTGGCGCGCAAGTCCGGGCGGGCGACCATCGCCGCGGCGGCCGGAAAGGTCCGCGCCTCGGTGGAGGTGCAGGTGTCCATTCCCAGCCAGCTCGACATCCGGGTGGCGGGGGCGGACTTCCTCCTGGCGGGCAACTCCATCGCCATCTCCGCGGTGGTGAGGAACGAGCTGGGCAAGCCCCTGGTGGACGTGCCGCCGCAGTGGGAGTCGAGTGACGAGACGGTGGCGCGGGTGGAGAACGGGCGGCTCATCGGCGTGTCTCCGGGCAAGGCCACCATCACCGTGACGGTGCCGCCGCTCAGCCGCCACCTGTCGGTCCAGGTGGTGCGCTCGGACTTCGCCCGCATGGAGGTGGAGCCCACACACGTCATCTTCGCCAAGCCCGGGCAGACGCAGCAGCTTCGCGCCCGGACGTTCAACAACCGGAGCATCGCGCTCAGCGACGTGCCCGTCACCTGGTACAGCTCGGACTGGTCGGTGGCGACGGTGTCCCCCACGGGTCAGGTGACGGCGGTGGGCCCCGGTCGCACGGTGGTGACGGCCACCGCCGGCCGGCGCAAGGCCGCGGCCGAGGTCGTCTTCGAGGTCAAGACGGCCAGCCGTTAG
- a CDS encoding monovalent cation:proton antiporter-2 (CPA2) family protein: protein MSFLHQALIFLTAAVVSVPLFKRLGLGSVLGYLAAGLVIGPWGIKLVSDVENILHFSELGVVLLLFLIGLELRPARLWELRRSVFGLGGAQVVGTGVLLAAVGFGLGLPLPTALIAGLGLSLSSTAFALQLLAEKNELTTDHGQAAFGILLFQDLAVIPLLALLPFLGESPEPRPQGASGWLHAVQVVGVLAAVVLGGRYVLRPVLRRVAALHTQELFTATALLVVVGTALLVSQVGLSMALGAFLAGVLLADSEFRHELEADIEPFKGLLLGLFFIAVGMSVNLGLLVRSPLLVVGLVLGLVLLKALVLFVLGRRVFHATSPAMSLAICISQGGEFAFVLFSLAVGFQVMERELADLLVVVVSLSMAVTPVLYALYDKGLRPRLRRVNTRAFDVSPEQDQPVIIAGLGRVGQVVARVLRARRIGFTALDIDAEHIDFLKKLGNTSVHYGDASRLDLLRAARAHKARVFVLAIDDVEASVRTAETVRQHFPHLILFARARNRQHAYRLLGLGVTHIMRETYAGSLELTADVLQALGLSFSQSKDSVERFRAHDEELLLSAYQHQGDAEKLAAMADQARKELEQLFAKDEQEKPV from the coding sequence ATGTCCTTCCTGCATCAGGCCTTGATCTTCCTGACCGCCGCGGTGGTGTCCGTCCCTCTCTTCAAGCGGCTCGGATTGGGCTCGGTCCTGGGTTACCTGGCGGCGGGACTGGTCATCGGCCCCTGGGGCATCAAGCTCGTCTCCGACGTGGAGAACATCCTCCATTTCTCGGAGCTGGGCGTGGTGCTGTTGCTCTTTCTCATCGGATTGGAATTGCGGCCCGCGCGCCTGTGGGAATTGCGTCGCTCGGTGTTCGGTCTGGGCGGAGCGCAGGTGGTGGGCACGGGCGTGCTGCTCGCGGCGGTGGGGTTTGGGCTCGGGCTGCCACTGCCCACCGCGCTCATCGCCGGGCTCGGGCTGAGCCTGTCCTCCACCGCCTTCGCCTTGCAATTGCTGGCGGAGAAGAACGAGCTGACCACGGACCATGGTCAGGCCGCCTTCGGCATCCTGCTGTTCCAGGACCTGGCCGTCATCCCGCTCCTGGCGCTGCTGCCCTTCCTCGGTGAGTCCCCGGAGCCCCGGCCCCAGGGCGCCTCCGGGTGGCTGCACGCCGTGCAGGTGGTGGGCGTGCTGGCCGCGGTCGTCCTCGGAGGCCGCTACGTGCTGCGGCCCGTGCTGCGCCGCGTGGCCGCCCTGCACACCCAGGAGCTCTTCACCGCCACGGCGCTGCTCGTGGTGGTGGGCACCGCGCTCCTGGTGAGCCAGGTGGGGCTGTCCATGGCGCTCGGCGCCTTCCTCGCGGGCGTGCTGCTCGCCGACTCGGAGTTCCGCCACGAGTTGGAAGCGGACATCGAGCCCTTCAAGGGCCTGCTGCTCGGGCTCTTCTTCATCGCCGTGGGCATGTCGGTGAACCTGGGGCTGCTGGTGCGCTCGCCCTTGCTCGTGGTGGGGCTGGTGCTCGGGCTGGTGCTGCTCAAGGCCCTGGTGCTCTTCGTGCTGGGCCGGCGCGTCTTCCACGCCACCTCGCCCGCCATGAGCCTGGCCATCTGCATCTCCCAGGGCGGCGAGTTCGCCTTCGTCCTGTTCAGCCTCGCCGTGGGCTTCCAGGTGATGGAGCGCGAGCTGGCGGACCTGCTCGTGGTGGTGGTGAGTCTGTCCATGGCCGTCACCCCCGTGCTCTACGCGCTCTACGACAAGGGCCTGCGCCCCCGCCTGCGCCGCGTGAACACGCGCGCCTTCGACGTGTCACCCGAGCAGGACCAGCCCGTCATCATCGCGGGGCTCGGACGCGTGGGGCAGGTGGTGGCGCGTGTGCTGCGTGCCCGGCGCATCGGCTTCACCGCCCTGGACATCGACGCCGAGCACATCGACTTCCTCAAGAAGTTAGGCAACACCTCTGTCCACTACGGTGATGCCTCGCGGTTGGATCTGCTCCGGGCCGCGCGCGCACACAAGGCACGCGTCTTCGTGCTGGCCATCGATGACGTGGAGGCCTCGGTGCGCACGGCGGAGACGGTGCGCCAGCACTTCCCCCACCTCATCCTCTTCGCGCGCGCCCGCAACCGTCAGCACGCCTACCGGCTGCTCGGCCTGGGCGTCACCCACATCATGCGCGAGACCTACGCGGGCAGCCTCGAGCTGACGGCGGACGTGCTCCAGGCGCTCGGGCTCTCCTTCTCCCAGAGCAAGGACTCCGTGGAGCGCTTCCGCGCGCATGACGAGGAGCTGTTGCTCTCGGCGTACCAGCACCAGGGGGACGCCGAGAAGCTCGCGGCCATGGCGGACCAGGCACGCAAGGAGCTGGAGCAGCTCTTCGCCAAGGACGAGCAGGAAAAGCCCGTCTGA
- a CDS encoding lipase maturation factor family protein produces MRAVSPRGAQVFFRMLGSLPLLEGRWRPPARGGGLLARFVERSVAPPHHRRVRQAFLVALGGIYFIAFTSLGRQVLGLHGSRGILPVKDLLDSPRLAALGRERYLKVPTVFWRDASDTALVRGIRAGQVLSLAVMLGLAPQASLAALWALYQSYVSVGREFLSFQWDALLLEMGLLAVLTAPAGLRPGAGLREPTALEVFAWRMLVFRLYLGSGLSKIQSGDRTWRELTACDVYYETAPLPTRAGWAAHQLPRRVQRYSTLSVLALETVFPFLVFAPRPLRLLAFWLLSGLQGVIFATGNYGFFNVQSLALGLWLLDDAALGRVLPAPPPARPRALWRTAVAMLAVAPPLALGALDILGRFDRPRRMPRWLEWLERRARPLRAVNGYGLFAVMTVRRPEISLEGSVDGRTWREYPFRYKVGALDEAPRQVAPHQPRLDWQMWFAALGSPPAWLLALIVRLLEGSPEVERLFAGNPFPEQPPRFIRAVLYDYRMTDRETRRRTGAWWARERTGRYLPSLSLAPPGATYRLEWAAEA; encoded by the coding sequence ATGCGTGCTGTCAGTCCCCGCGGTGCCCAGGTGTTCTTCCGGATGCTCGGTTCCCTGCCCCTCCTGGAGGGACGGTGGCGCCCGCCGGCACGGGGGGGAGGGCTGCTGGCCCGGTTCGTCGAGCGCTCCGTGGCCCCGCCCCATCACCGCCGCGTGCGGCAGGCCTTCCTGGTGGCCCTGGGGGGCATCTACTTCATCGCCTTCACCTCCCTGGGCCGGCAGGTGTTGGGGCTCCATGGCTCGCGGGGCATCCTGCCCGTGAAGGATCTGCTCGACTCGCCCCGGCTGGCCGCGTTGGGCCGCGAGCGCTACCTGAAGGTGCCCACGGTGTTCTGGCGGGACGCGTCCGACACGGCCCTGGTGCGGGGCATCCGCGCCGGGCAGGTCCTGTCCCTGGCGGTGATGCTGGGTCTGGCGCCCCAGGCGTCGCTGGCGGCGCTGTGGGCGCTCTACCAGTCCTACGTGTCCGTGGGGCGGGAGTTCCTCTCCTTCCAATGGGACGCGCTGTTGCTGGAGATGGGGCTGCTCGCGGTGCTGACCGCCCCGGCGGGGCTGCGGCCGGGGGCGGGACTCCGGGAGCCCACCGCCCTGGAGGTGTTCGCGTGGCGGATGCTCGTCTTCCGCCTCTACCTGGGCTCGGGGCTGTCCAAGATCCAGTCGGGAGACCGGACGTGGCGGGAGCTCACCGCGTGTGACGTCTATTACGAGACGGCGCCGCTGCCCACGCGGGCCGGGTGGGCCGCGCACCAGTTGCCCCGCCGGGTCCAGCGCTATTCCACCCTGTCCGTGCTGGCGTTGGAGACGGTGTTTCCCTTCCTCGTCTTCGCCCCGAGGCCGCTGCGGCTGCTGGCCTTCTGGCTCCTCTCCGGGTTGCAGGGCGTCATCTTCGCCACCGGCAATTACGGCTTCTTCAACGTGCAGTCGTTGGCGCTCGGCCTGTGGCTGCTGGACGACGCGGCCCTGGGGCGGGTGCTGCCCGCGCCTCCACCCGCCCGGCCCCGGGCCCTCTGGCGGACGGCGGTGGCCATGCTGGCCGTGGCGCCGCCACTGGCCCTGGGCGCGCTCGACATCCTGGGCCGCTTCGACCGCCCGCGCCGGATGCCGCGCTGGCTCGAGTGGCTGGAGCGGCGGGCGCGTCCCCTGCGCGCGGTGAATGGGTATGGGCTCTTCGCGGTGATGACGGTGCGGCGGCCGGAGATCTCCCTGGAGGGCTCCGTGGATGGGCGGACGTGGCGCGAGTACCCCTTCCGCTACAAGGTGGGCGCGCTGGACGAGGCACCCCGGCAGGTGGCGCCGCATCAGCCCCGCCTGGACTGGCAGATGTGGTTCGCGGCGCTGGGTTCACCGCCTGCCTGGTTGCTCGCACTGATAGTGAGACTCTTGGAGGGCTCCCCCGAGGTGGAGCGGCTCTTCGCGGGCAATCCCTTCCCGGAGCAGCCGCCCCGCTTCATCCGGGCGGTGCTCTACGACTACCGGATGACGGACCGGGAGACCCGGCGGCGCACGGGCGCGTGGTGGGCGCGGGAGCGGACGGGGCGCTATCTGCCCTCGCTGAGCCTGGCCCCGCCCGGAGCCACCTACCGCCTGGAGTGGGCCGCCGAGGCGTGA
- a CDS encoding MBL fold metallo-hydrolase, whose product MSQPKKRARRTEQVVPGIHRWSVEDDRIGGVHSEAYAVVSEDGAVTLIDPLPIAPDALSALGRVEAIVLTAGNHQRAAWSLRKTFGAPVWAPLDAHGLEDSPDATYTNGDNLPGGLMAYHTPGPAEVMFTLWKERPRSVVFLSDLLTHDEEGTPRFVDSQYQDDPARTRVSVRRILEHLPVEVVCFAHGRPILEDGAAALRQALSEDSEFPAPAGA is encoded by the coding sequence ATGAGCCAGCCCAAGAAACGAGCCAGGCGGACCGAGCAGGTGGTTCCCGGAATCCACCGCTGGAGTGTCGAGGATGACCGGATCGGCGGCGTGCACAGCGAGGCCTACGCCGTGGTGTCCGAGGACGGCGCCGTCACCCTCATCGATCCCCTCCCCATCGCCCCGGACGCCCTGAGCGCCCTGGGCCGGGTGGAGGCCATCGTGCTCACCGCGGGCAACCACCAGCGCGCGGCGTGGTCCCTGCGCAAGACCTTCGGCGCTCCGGTCTGGGCCCCGCTCGACGCCCATGGCCTGGAGGACTCGCCGGATGCCACCTACACCAACGGGGACAACCTTCCCGGCGGCCTCATGGCCTACCACACGCCCGGCCCCGCCGAGGTCATGTTCACCCTCTGGAAGGAGCGGCCCCGGAGCGTCGTCTTCCTCTCCGACCTGCTCACCCATGACGAGGAGGGCACGCCCCGCTTCGTCGACAGCCAGTACCAGGACGACCCCGCGCGCACGCGCGTGAGCGTGCGGCGCATCCTCGAGCACCTGCCGGTGGAGGTCGTCTGCTTCGCCCACGGCCGCCCCATCCTCGAGGACGGAGCGGCCGCGCTGCGCCAGGCCCTGAGCGAGGACTCCGAGTTCCCCGCTCCCGCCGGAGCCTGA
- a CDS encoding TonB-dependent receptor — translation MNLHLESKQARVLVAALLLGACLWMPRAEAQQNTSVLTGTVVDASTKQPVADVVVTATSPSLQGEQVVVTDQTGLYLIPQLPPGVYTLRFDKEGFQPYSRTDITLRLNRTIRLNSELLPDSFSTVVEVSGTPPSVDVGSARTGVSVDSELINRLATVRPGGKGSASRSFESLAEFAPGSSTDAYGVSLNGTSSPENGFQVDGLSTNNPALGTLGTPLSVEFIEEVNVITGGFMPEFGRSTGGVMTAVTKSGSNEFHGSVFGNLTPGVFEGTPTRVAAEGSVITTTQRLWNLGDFGATLGGPIVKDKLWFFAGVAPSFTRRALNRNLNVFVLGEDGKPVKNDEGFSETKPIPGTFQRYFADQRSVQYIGKLTWQVHPDHGLTLSVTGTPSGSGGNGRFGYNLDSGLVETETTSGNIINGSYDTLAHIYTQDTRDIALKLSSSFLDKRVLLDANVGWHHQRDTTLPVDGSGIGNSTGLSGIPQFDMRRTGTNTAPSYYSINDFETLPDPSVCDPKGTANAVLCPVSRYFLGGPGFLLDRTVERYQANAVGTLLLTALGHHVIKAGADIEVMTNQDERAYSGGVLYNESTDGKSFSDFRSFGYLRGPDDPVVQPSVPTFTRADALGVFLQDSWSILDRVTLNAGLRYDTQAIYGNGGNLAFALPNQVSPRVGLIYDFTHTGRSKLFASYARYYQNGVLAMINSQFSNVTRLTATRSRAATAGGPGCDPLTQAAPYTQCRDSGNLLTVSGAPPTAVTRNNGQTFAINSPVDPELRPQSSDEITLGGEYEVLPRATLGVNYVRRTMNDVIEDMSINEATNYFIGNPGRGIGAAFPKAIRDYDAVSVYLTKAFADLWLAQASYTWSYLRGNYPGLYRPDNGQLAPNVTSEFDLVSMTENKVGPLASDRTHNIKLFGSREFLLSNVTSLDVGLSYRAQSGTPLNVTGSQYIYGAGFTYILPRGSGGRLPWVHNVDAHVGFNYKLGRGLTGTITLDAFNLFNFQAVTGQDQNYTFDNVEAIVGGTVADLSNLKNRSGEPATLNPNYGKPISYQAPRSIRIGARVAF, via the coding sequence TTGAACCTTCATCTCGAGTCCAAACAGGCGCGTGTCCTCGTGGCGGCGCTGCTGCTGGGCGCGTGCCTGTGGATGCCGCGCGCCGAGGCACAGCAAAACACATCCGTGCTGACCGGCACGGTGGTGGATGCCAGCACCAAGCAACCCGTTGCGGACGTGGTGGTCACCGCGACCTCTCCCAGCCTCCAGGGAGAACAGGTCGTCGTCACGGACCAGACGGGTCTCTACCTCATTCCGCAACTGCCCCCGGGCGTCTACACCCTGCGCTTCGACAAGGAGGGCTTCCAGCCCTACTCGCGCACGGACATCACCCTGCGCCTCAACCGCACCATCCGCCTCAACTCGGAGCTGTTGCCGGATAGCTTCTCCACGGTGGTGGAGGTGTCGGGCACGCCGCCCTCGGTGGACGTGGGCTCGGCGCGCACGGGCGTGAGCGTGGACTCGGAGCTCATCAACCGGCTGGCCACGGTGCGCCCCGGCGGCAAGGGCTCCGCGTCGCGCTCCTTCGAGAGCCTCGCCGAGTTCGCCCCGGGCTCCAGCACGGACGCCTATGGCGTGTCTCTCAATGGCACCAGCTCGCCGGAGAATGGCTTCCAGGTGGATGGCCTCTCCACGAACAACCCCGCGCTCGGCACGCTGGGCACGCCCCTGTCCGTCGAGTTCATCGAGGAGGTGAACGTCATCACCGGTGGGTTCATGCCGGAGTTCGGCCGCTCCACGGGTGGCGTGATGACGGCGGTCACCAAGTCCGGCTCCAATGAGTTCCATGGCTCGGTGTTCGGCAACCTCACCCCGGGCGTTTTCGAGGGGACGCCCACGCGCGTGGCGGCCGAGGGCAGCGTCATCACCACGACGCAGCGGCTGTGGAACCTGGGAGACTTTGGCGCCACCCTGGGCGGCCCCATCGTCAAGGACAAGCTGTGGTTCTTCGCGGGCGTGGCGCCGTCCTTCACCCGCCGCGCGCTCAATCGCAACCTCAACGTCTTCGTGCTCGGCGAGGATGGCAAGCCGGTGAAGAACGACGAGGGCTTCTCCGAGACGAAGCCCATTCCCGGTACCTTCCAGCGCTACTTCGCCGACCAGCGCTCGGTGCAGTACATCGGCAAGCTCACCTGGCAGGTGCATCCCGACCACGGGCTCACCCTGTCGGTGACGGGGACGCCGAGCGGCTCGGGTGGCAACGGCCGCTTCGGCTACAACCTCGACAGCGGGCTCGTCGAGACGGAGACCACCTCCGGCAACATCATCAACGGCAGCTACGACACGCTCGCCCACATCTACACGCAGGACACGCGCGACATCGCGCTCAAGCTGTCCTCGTCCTTCCTGGACAAGCGCGTGCTGCTCGATGCCAACGTGGGCTGGCACCATCAGCGCGACACCACGCTGCCGGTGGATGGCAGTGGCATTGGCAATTCCACGGGCCTGTCGGGCATCCCCCAGTTCGACATGCGCCGCACCGGCACGAACACCGCGCCGAGCTACTACTCCATCAACGACTTCGAGACGCTGCCGGACCCCTCCGTCTGCGACCCCAAGGGCACGGCCAACGCCGTGCTCTGCCCCGTGTCCCGCTACTTCCTGGGCGGCCCCGGCTTCCTGCTGGACCGCACGGTGGAGCGCTATCAGGCCAACGCCGTGGGCACCCTGCTGCTCACCGCGCTCGGCCACCACGTCATCAAGGCGGGCGCCGACATCGAGGTGATGACGAACCAGGACGAGCGCGCCTACTCGGGCGGCGTGCTCTACAACGAGTCGACCGACGGCAAGAGCTTCTCGGACTTCCGCTCCTTCGGCTACCTCCGGGGCCCGGACGATCCGGTCGTCCAGCCGAGCGTGCCCACCTTCACGCGCGCCGATGCCCTGGGCGTCTTCCTGCAGGATAGCTGGAGCATCCTGGACCGGGTTACCCTCAACGCGGGCCTGCGCTACGACACCCAGGCCATCTATGGCAACGGGGGCAACCTGGCCTTCGCGCTGCCCAACCAGGTCTCCCCGCGCGTGGGGCTCATCTATGACTTCACCCACACGGGCCGCTCCAAGCTCTTCGCCAGCTACGCGCGCTACTACCAGAACGGGGTGCTGGCGATGATCAACTCCCAGTTCTCCAACGTCACACGGCTGACCGCCACGCGCAGCCGCGCCGCCACGGCGGGAGGCCCCGGGTGTGATCCGCTCACCCAGGCCGCGCCGTACACGCAGTGCCGCGACTCGGGCAACCTGTTGACGGTGTCGGGCGCCCCGCCCACCGCGGTGACGCGCAACAACGGGCAGACCTTCGCCATCAACAGCCCGGTGGACCCCGAGCTGCGGCCGCAGTCCTCGGACGAAATCACCCTGGGTGGCGAGTACGAGGTGCTCCCGCGCGCCACGCTGGGGGTCAACTACGTGCGGCGCACGATGAACGATGTCATCGAGGACATGTCCATCAACGAGGCGACCAACTACTTCATCGGCAATCCGGGCCGGGGCATCGGCGCCGCGTTCCCCAAGGCCATTCGCGACTACGACGCGGTGTCCGTCTACCTCACCAAGGCGTTCGCGGACCTGTGGCTCGCGCAGGCCAGCTACACCTGGTCCTATCTGCGCGGCAACTACCCGGGCCTCTACCGCCCGGACAACGGCCAGCTCGCGCCCAACGTCACCTCGGAGTTCGACCTGGTCTCCATGACGGAGAACAAGGTGGGCCCGCTCGCCTCGGACCGCACCCACAACATCAAGCTGTTCGGCTCGCGCGAGTTCCTCCTGTCGAACGTGACGAGCCTGGACGTGGGCCTGTCGTACCGCGCCCAGTCGGGCACGCCGCTCAACGTGACGGGCTCGCAATACATCTACGGCGCTGGCTTCACGTACATCCTGCCGCGCGGCAGCGGTGGCCGGCTGCCCTGGGTGCACAACGTGGATGCGCACGTGGGCTTCAACTACAAGCTCGGCCGGGGTCTCACCGGCACCATCACCCTGGATGCCTTCAACCTGTTCAACTTCCAGGCGGTCACCGGCCAGGACCAGAACTACACCTTCGACAACGTCGAGGCGATCGTGGGCGGCACGGTGGCGGATCTGTCGAACCTGAAGAATCGCTCGGGCGAGCCGGCGACCCTCAACCCCAACTACGGCAAGCCCATTTCCTACCAGGCACCGCGCAGCATCCGCATCGGCGCGCGCGTGGCGTTCTGA
- a CDS encoding dicarboxylate/amino acid:cation symporter, which translates to MDVQDIKKDAAPRKLHQHLYVQVLVAITLGALLGHFYPELGASLKPLGDGFINLVKMVISPIIFLTVTTGIAGSHDLGKVGRIALKAFAYFLTFSTLALVVGMIIAHVVQPGAGMNIDPATLNVGQVSTYTAKAHEQSVTAFLLNIIPKTVVSAFAEGEILQVLFVAILFGTSLALVGERGRMVLELLQSLSTVFFRLVSILMKAAPVGAFGAFAFTIGKYGIASIYNLAKLVLTFYITSLAFVLGVLGLVAFFNGFSILKLIRYLKAELLLVLGTSSSESALPNLIDKMERAGCAKPVVGLVVPTGYSFNLDGTNIYMTLAALFIAQATNTHLSLSQQVLLLLVAMLSSKGAAGVTGAGFITLAATLSVVPDVPVAGMTLILGVDRFMSECRSLTNFIGNAVATVVVSRWEGALDREAFQAAMNTPPKD; encoded by the coding sequence ATGGATGTTCAGGACATCAAGAAGGACGCCGCTCCCCGGAAGCTTCACCAGCACCTGTATGTCCAGGTCCTGGTGGCCATCACGCTCGGGGCGCTGCTCGGCCACTTCTACCCGGAGCTCGGCGCGTCCTTGAAGCCGCTGGGGGATGGCTTCATCAACCTCGTGAAGATGGTCATCTCCCCCATCATCTTCCTCACGGTGACCACGGGCATCGCGGGCTCGCACGACCTGGGCAAGGTGGGCCGCATCGCCCTCAAGGCGTTCGCGTACTTCCTCACCTTCTCCACGCTCGCGCTGGTGGTGGGCATGATCATCGCTCACGTGGTGCAGCCGGGCGCGGGGATGAACATCGATCCGGCCACGCTCAACGTGGGCCAGGTGTCCACCTACACCGCCAAGGCCCATGAGCAGAGTGTCACGGCCTTCCTGCTCAACATCATCCCCAAGACGGTGGTGAGCGCCTTCGCCGAGGGGGAGATCCTCCAGGTGTTGTTCGTCGCCATCCTGTTCGGCACCTCGCTGGCGCTCGTGGGCGAGCGGGGCCGGATGGTGTTGGAGCTGCTCCAGTCGTTGAGCACCGTGTTCTTCCGGCTGGTGAGCATCCTCATGAAGGCGGCGCCCGTGGGAGCCTTCGGCGCGTTCGCCTTCACCATCGGCAAGTATGGGATTGCCTCCATCTACAACCTGGCGAAGCTGGTGCTCACCTTCTACATCACCTCGCTCGCCTTCGTGCTCGGGGTGCTGGGGCTGGTGGCGTTCTTCAATGGCTTCTCCATCCTGAAGCTCATCCGCTACCTCAAGGCGGAGCTGTTGCTCGTGCTCGGCACCAGCTCGTCCGAGTCCGCCCTGCCCAACCTCATCGACAAGATGGAGCGCGCGGGGTGCGCCAAGCCCGTCGTGGGTCTGGTGGTGCCCACGGGCTACTCCTTCAACCTCGACGGGACGAACATCTACATGACGCTGGCGGCGCTGTTCATCGCCCAGGCGACCAACACGCACCTGTCCCTGTCCCAGCAGGTGCTGCTCCTGCTGGTGGCGATGCTCAGCTCCAAGGGCGCGGCGGGCGTCACCGGCGCGGGCTTCATCACGCTCGCGGCGACGCTGTCCGTGGTTCCCGACGTGCCCGTGGCCGGTATGACGCTCATCCTCGGCGTGGACCGCTTCATGTCCGAGTGCCGCTCCCTGACGAACTTCATCGGCAACGCCGTGGCCACGGTGGTGGTGTCGCGCTGGGAAGGGGCGCTCGACCGCGAGGCCTTCCAGGCGGCGATGAACACCCCGCCCAAGGACTGA
- the traB gene encoding outer membrane exchange protein TraB — protein MSRLAPLLLALLLTRAASAQDARFDVQAFRPSGAPQDLVGVGQSRPLSHLSVSGGAYLNFMLDPLVLVAAGTSSKSVSLVGNRLQLDVMASVGLYNWVEIGVDMPLVLFQGSDNLEAIGTEGFIQSFTPADLRLTAKAAIPGLRRSAEGNGFGGALTLGMSLPTGLQDAFASDGSVTWSPGLVVDYRFESGVLLALNTGFWLRPARQFADTLWGNSLTFGLGAEVPILRANGITAMGMLTGSTALEKLLTQPQALPTELLFGLRWYTGLGLTFTVGGGGGCGCSPTSPTLRLFTSIIWVPAKTREWEAIQRFKEPPEPPLPPPPPVDPDGDSVIGEGDRCPNAPGPVENGGCPDTDRDGDAVVDRLDPCPLLAAGPRGRNGCPLARIEGNKIVILDQVHFATDQDVILPESFPILEEVAQELLAHEEIQRVLVEAHTDARANDAYNFDLSRRRAVSVQNFLLDSGIAVERLCSAGFGRSRPLTANDSEANMALNRRVEFTIIPPVEGGALPPCPPDPAAGWQVPPTKKGAKRSAPPGSR, from the coding sequence ATGAGCCGTCTCGCGCCCCTCCTGCTCGCCCTCCTGCTCACCCGCGCCGCCTCGGCCCAGGACGCGCGCTTCGACGTCCAGGCCTTCCGCCCCTCCGGCGCTCCCCAGGACCTGGTCGGCGTCGGCCAGTCCCGGCCCCTGTCCCACCTCTCCGTCTCCGGCGGCGCCTACCTCAACTTCATGTTGGATCCGCTGGTGCTCGTCGCCGCGGGCACCAGCTCCAAGTCCGTCAGCCTCGTGGGCAACCGCCTCCAACTGGATGTCATGGCCTCGGTGGGCCTGTACAACTGGGTGGAGATCGGCGTGGACATGCCCCTCGTCCTCTTCCAGGGCTCGGACAACCTGGAGGCCATCGGCACCGAGGGTTTCATCCAGTCCTTCACCCCCGCCGACCTGCGTCTCACGGCCAAGGCCGCCATCCCCGGCCTGCGCCGCTCCGCCGAGGGCAACGGCTTCGGAGGCGCCCTCACGCTCGGAATGAGCCTGCCCACCGGCCTCCAGGACGCGTTCGCCAGTGATGGCTCCGTCACCTGGTCTCCCGGTCTGGTGGTGGACTACCGCTTCGAGTCGGGCGTCCTCCTGGCCCTCAACACCGGGTTCTGGCTGCGGCCCGCGCGCCAGTTCGCCGATACCCTCTGGGGCAACTCGCTCACCTTCGGGCTCGGCGCCGAGGTGCCCATCCTCCGTGCCAACGGCATCACCGCCATGGGCATGCTCACCGGCAGCACCGCCCTGGAGAAGCTGCTCACCCAGCCGCAGGCACTGCCCACCGAGCTCCTCTTCGGCCTGCGCTGGTACACGGGCCTCGGCCTCACCTTCACCGTCGGCGGAGGCGGCGGCTGCGGCTGCTCGCCCACCTCCCCCACCCTCCGCCTCTTCACCTCCATCATCTGGGTGCCCGCGAAGACTCGGGAGTGGGAGGCCATCCAGCGCTTCAAGGAGCCCCCGGAGCCGCCCCTTCCCCCGCCTCCTCCCGTGGATCCCGACGGCGACTCCGTCATCGGCGAGGGCGACCGCTGCCCCAACGCCCCCGGCCCCGTGGAGAACGGCGGCTGCCCCGACACCGACCGCGATGGCGACGCCGTCGTGGACCGGCTCGACCCCTGCCCCCTGCTCGCCGCGGGCCCGCGCGGCCGCAACGGCTGCCCGCTCGCGCGCATCGAGGGCAACAAGATCGTCATCCTCGACCAGGTCCACTTCGCCACCGACCAGGACGTCATCCTCCCCGAGTCCTTCCCCATCCTCGAGGAGGTGGCCCAGGAACTGCTCGCGCACGAGGAAATCCAGCGCGTGCTCGTCGAGGCCCACACCGACGCCCGCGCCAACGACGCCTACAACTTCGACCTGTCGCGCCGCCGCGCCGTGAGCGTGCAGAACTTCCTGCTCGACAGCGGCATCGCCGTGGAGCGGCTGTGCTCGGCGGGCTTCGGCCGCAGCCGCCCGCTCACCGCCAATGACTCCGAGGCCAACATGGCCCTCAACCGCCGGGTGGAATTCACCATCATCCCGCCCGTGGAGGGAGGCGCACTCCCCCCCTGCCCGCCAGACCCCGCCGCGGGCTGGCAGGTGCCCCCGACGAAGAAGGGCGCCAAGCGCTCCGCGCCCCCGGGTTCACGTTGA